A region of Streptomyces deccanensis DNA encodes the following proteins:
- a CDS encoding ROK family transcriptional regulator: MSSVKRTSRDIRTANRYEVLRQIIAKSPTSRQELAAATGLSLATVATLVGELLDLRMITEVGFEDSAGGRPRGLVAVNASGGALIGVDIAETYVHVELFDLALNVLARAEENVRPGESLPEQMVGHVAAAVGSVVAQAGTEGARVLGVGVSVPGQVDRATGISEYAPNWDWHDVPLLDLLTEHIAYPLYLDNPLRAVAVAELWFGAARGRGDAAVITLGTGVGAGLVLDGGLHRGVSNSAGEWGHTTIVLDGRLCHCGNHGCVETYVGAPGIMLNLRELSPRSPLLHPEDQTATIAALARGAARHDPVAVKVVRDTARYLGAGIADLVNLFNPEVVVLSSWVAAALGEPLVTEVREAVARHALPRPMAATEIVLSQIPSDPACLGAATFALEGALQSVGQKPGTRAAPAMSRSRPAVRRRGRSEERDSLREHP; this comes from the coding sequence ATGTCGTCGGTGAAGCGCACCTCACGCGACATCCGTACCGCGAACCGCTACGAGGTGCTGCGCCAGATCATCGCCAAGTCTCCCACCTCCCGGCAGGAGCTGGCGGCGGCGACGGGGCTGAGCCTGGCCACGGTCGCCACGCTCGTCGGCGAGCTGCTCGACCTCCGCATGATCACCGAGGTCGGGTTCGAGGACTCGGCGGGCGGCCGCCCCCGTGGACTGGTGGCCGTCAACGCGTCGGGGGGCGCGTTGATCGGCGTCGACATCGCGGAGACGTACGTCCACGTCGAGCTGTTCGACCTGGCGCTGAACGTCCTGGCCCGCGCGGAGGAGAACGTCCGCCCGGGTGAGAGCCTGCCCGAGCAGATGGTGGGGCACGTCGCCGCCGCCGTCGGCTCCGTCGTCGCGCAGGCCGGCACCGAGGGCGCCCGGGTGCTCGGCGTCGGGGTGAGTGTGCCGGGGCAGGTCGACCGCGCCACCGGCATCTCGGAGTACGCGCCCAACTGGGACTGGCACGACGTGCCGCTGCTCGACCTGCTGACCGAGCACATCGCCTACCCGCTGTACCTGGACAATCCGCTGCGCGCGGTCGCGGTGGCCGAGCTGTGGTTCGGTGCCGCCCGCGGCCGCGGGGACGCCGCGGTGATCACCCTCGGGACCGGTGTGGGCGCCGGGCTCGTCCTGGACGGCGGGCTGCACCGGGGGGTGAGCAACAGCGCCGGCGAGTGGGGCCACACGACGATCGTGCTGGACGGCCGGCTGTGCCACTGCGGCAACCACGGCTGCGTGGAGACGTACGTGGGCGCCCCGGGGATCATGCTGAACCTCCGGGAGCTGAGCCCGCGCAGCCCCCTGCTGCATCCCGAGGACCAGACGGCCACCATCGCGGCGCTCGCGCGGGGCGCGGCCCGGCACGATCCGGTGGCGGTCAAGGTGGTGCGGGACACCGCCCGATATCTGGGCGCCGGGATCGCCGACCTGGTCAATCTGTTCAATCCCGAGGTGGTCGTGCTCAGCAGCTGGGTCGCGGCCGCCCTGGGCGAGCCCCTGGTCACGGAGGTGCGCGAGGCCGTCGCCCGGCACGCGCTGCCGCGTCCGATGGCCGCCACCGAGATCGTGCTCTCCCAGATCCCGAGCGATCCGGCGTGCCTGGGCGCGGCGACGTTCGCGCTGGAGGGCGCGCTCCAGTCGGTCGGGCAGAAACCGGGCACCCGGGCCGCGCCGGCCATGTCGCGGAGCAGGCCCGCCGTACGCCGCCGAGGGCGGTCCGAAGAGCGCGACAGCCTGCGCGAACACCCCTGA
- a CDS encoding carbohydrate ABC transporter permease, whose protein sequence is MTTTTTPPADRVDRVDVSAKPRRVRTGSVIGSTGLYLATGIAAILFLIPFYLIVRNAFMTDPEITGEEWKWFPTDIQWGNISEPFDDPSVDFARSLWNSAVVGVLHTVGTLLVCSLAGYGLARIPYKHANKVFYAVLGTLMVPTAVTFVPSFVLVSSLGWIDTYRGLIIPGLFSGFTCFLFRQYFLGFPKELEEAARVDGLGYMGAYWRVVVPNSLNFFAAMATITFISGWNSFLWPLVIGQDPSAWTVQIALSNYTTGQTVNFHLIFMATAISILPLVFVFLFLQRWLVQGIAQTGIKG, encoded by the coding sequence GTGACCACCACCACGACACCTCCGGCGGACCGGGTCGACCGGGTCGACGTATCGGCCAAGCCGCGCCGGGTCCGCACCGGTAGTGTGATCGGCTCGACGGGGCTGTACCTCGCCACCGGCATCGCCGCGATCCTCTTCCTCATCCCCTTCTATCTGATCGTCCGCAACGCCTTCATGACGGACCCGGAGATCACGGGCGAGGAATGGAAGTGGTTCCCCACCGACATCCAGTGGGGCAACATCAGCGAGCCGTTCGACGACCCGTCGGTCGACTTCGCGCGCTCCCTGTGGAACTCGGCGGTCGTCGGCGTCCTGCACACCGTCGGCACCCTGCTGGTCTGCTCGCTGGCCGGCTACGGCCTGGCCCGGATCCCGTACAAGCACGCCAACAAGGTCTTCTACGCCGTCCTCGGCACCCTGATGGTCCCGACCGCCGTGACGTTCGTGCCCAGCTTCGTGCTGGTGTCGTCCCTCGGCTGGATCGACACCTACCGGGGTCTCATCATCCCGGGCCTCTTCAGTGGTTTCACCTGCTTCCTGTTCCGGCAGTACTTCCTGGGGTTCCCCAAGGAGCTGGAGGAGGCGGCGCGGGTGGACGGGCTCGGCTACATGGGCGCGTACTGGCGGGTCGTCGTACCCAACTCGTTGAACTTCTTCGCGGCGATGGCGACGATCACGTTCATCAGCGGATGGAACTCCTTCCTGTGGCCCCTGGTCATCGGCCAGGACCCGAGCGCGTGGACCGTCCAGATCGCGCTCTCGAACTACACGACCGGCCAGACCGTCAACTTCCATCTGATCTTCATGGCCACGGCCATCTCCATCCTGCCCCTGGTGTTCGTCTTCCTCTTCCTCCAGCGCTGGCTGGTGCAGGGCATCGCGCAGACTGGCATCAAGGGCTAG
- a CDS encoding ABC transporter substrate-binding protein has protein sequence MSAFSNRNFDRRTALRAALGLAAAGGLAACGGNTGRSGSGGGAGLTQYFHAYGEAGTEQAIKRYAKAYKETNVTTQWITGSNFESKLFASLLTDKAPDCFEFHPQLQMIESGQVADLTDLIDPVKDDFNQADIQSHTVDGKIYGIRMIDDPQFFFYRKSMFEKAGVEVPQTLEELAEAAAKLTTSKVKGAYLGNTLHSMVNPLIWSAGAQHLDEKNQIAYHTDAVVDGFKQLRKLFTSGDLLLDAPTDFWDPSALNQGLTAMQWCGMWAMPQMQEALGDDLGIFPFPKVGSAGKQSVYNGGWSMFVNAKGKNVDETKEYVKWLWIDQKDYQEDWALSYGFHIPPRTSIAESADKLKSGLPAEGVKLFNEFGHFDNIGWTQASITALEDVLANSVRKGGDPDKELTKADAKVNKELKKLFG, from the coding sequence ATGTCGGCATTCAGCAACAGGAACTTCGACCGACGCACCGCACTGCGCGCCGCGCTGGGTCTGGCCGCCGCCGGCGGACTGGCCGCGTGCGGCGGCAACACCGGCAGGAGCGGCAGCGGTGGCGGCGCCGGCCTCACGCAGTACTTCCACGCGTACGGCGAGGCGGGCACCGAGCAGGCCATCAAGCGCTACGCGAAGGCCTACAAGGAAACCAACGTCACCACGCAGTGGATCACCGGCTCCAACTTCGAGAGCAAGCTGTTCGCCTCGCTGCTCACGGACAAGGCCCCCGACTGCTTCGAGTTCCACCCGCAGCTGCAGATGATCGAGAGCGGCCAGGTCGCGGACCTGACCGACCTGATAGACCCGGTCAAGGACGACTTCAACCAGGCCGACATCCAGTCGCACACGGTCGACGGCAAGATCTACGGCATCCGGATGATCGACGACCCGCAGTTCTTCTTCTACCGCAAGTCGATGTTCGAGAAGGCCGGTGTCGAGGTCCCGCAGACGCTGGAGGAGCTGGCCGAAGCCGCCGCCAAGCTGACCACCAGCAAGGTCAAGGGCGCCTACCTCGGCAACACCCTGCACTCGATGGTCAACCCGCTGATCTGGTCGGCCGGCGCCCAGCACCTGGACGAGAAGAACCAGATCGCCTACCACACGGACGCGGTCGTCGACGGCTTCAAGCAGCTGCGCAAGCTGTTCACCAGCGGTGACCTGCTGCTCGACGCCCCGACCGACTTCTGGGACCCCTCCGCGCTCAACCAGGGTCTGACCGCCATGCAGTGGTGCGGCATGTGGGCGATGCCGCAGATGCAGGAGGCGCTCGGCGACGACCTGGGCATCTTCCCGTTCCCGAAGGTCGGCAGCGCCGGCAAGCAGTCCGTCTACAACGGCGGCTGGTCGATGTTCGTCAACGCCAAGGGCAAGAACGTCGACGAGACCAAGGAATACGTGAAGTGGCTGTGGATCGACCAGAAGGACTACCAGGAGGACTGGGCGCTCTCCTACGGCTTCCACATCCCGCCGCGCACGTCGATCGCCGAGTCCGCCGACAAGCTGAAGTCGGGTCTGCCCGCTGAGGGCGTGAAGCTCTTCAACGAGTTCGGCCACTTCGACAACATCGGCTGGACCCAGGCGAGCATCACCGCGCTGGAGGACGTCCTCGCCAACTCCGTGCGCAAGGGCGGCGACCCGGACAAGGAACTCACCAAGGCCGACGCCAAGGTCAACAAGGAACTGAAGAAGCTCTTCGGCTAG
- a CDS encoding glycoside hydrolase family 2 TIM barrel-domain containing protein, whose protein sequence is MSFRTTGTTATTGAATSSVDYVEDVSPGRGALPPRAWYASSDARTLSLNGVWRFRLSPTADTEDDSFAAEGYDAEGWGRVAVPGHWVMQGHGAYGAPIYTNHLYPFPVDPPRVPSENPTGDHLRYFDLPDGWPALDEGGAVLRFDGVESCARVWLNGTDIGEFKGSRLPHEFAVGHLLKPAGNVLAVRVHQWSAGSYLEDQDQWWLPGIFRDVTLLHRPAGSVADFFVHASYDHVGGIGTLRVDSDVDGRVLVPALDIDVATGEPVTVPVEPWTAETPRLYDGELVTAGERVPLRIGFRTVVLEDGLLKVNGKAILFKGVNRHEWHPEKGRSLDLETMREDVLLMKRHNLNAVRTSHYPPHPAFLDLCDEYGLWVIDECDLETHGFTEQNWRDNPVDDDRWTPALLDRAARMVERDKNHPSVVMWSLGNEAGTGRGLTAMAEWIHGRDGSRLVHYEGDWDCRDTDVYSRMYADHAEVERIGERLDGGTHKRRQLPFIQCEYGHAMGNGPGGIADYQRIFEAHERLQGGFIWEWIDHGIKHPTLGYAYGGDFGEELHDGNFVCDGLVFPDRTPSPGLIEFKKVIEPVRIDGDGTAGTVRVRNAYDFQDLSSLAFEWAYEVDGKTIEAGALSVPALRPGESAEVKLPQPPVGGPAGEALWTVRALLAEDTAWGKKDHQVAWVQLPAVERPLPTVGAGDGPTASEKLIYLGPASFDVRTGALKTIGGVDVTGLRLDVWRATTDNDEGAWNGNTCYSRLWRDLGLHRVQHRLDAVELGADALTVRTRVAPAAREVGLRTTYRWTADDTRLKLTVSVEPEGDWTVPLPRLGLRFGLSSADAVTWYGGGPGEGYPDTKSASMVTRHHSTVDDLQTPYLRPQENGTRPDVRWAELGGLRIDGDPEFSFTARRWTTEQLDAATHLTDLQAGDTVWVTLDHDQMGIGSQSCGPGPLPQYHLTARPTEFSFVFSATGA, encoded by the coding sequence ATGTCTTTCCGCACCACCGGCACCACCGCCACGACCGGCGCCGCCACCTCGTCCGTCGACTACGTCGAGGACGTGTCGCCGGGCCGCGGGGCCCTTCCGCCCCGCGCCTGGTACGCGTCCTCCGACGCCCGGACCCTGTCGCTGAACGGCGTCTGGCGCTTCCGGCTGTCGCCGACCGCCGACACGGAGGACGACTCGTTCGCCGCCGAGGGGTACGACGCCGAGGGCTGGGGCCGGGTGGCCGTCCCGGGTCACTGGGTGATGCAGGGCCACGGGGCCTACGGGGCGCCGATCTACACCAATCACCTGTACCCGTTCCCGGTGGACCCGCCGAGGGTGCCGTCGGAGAACCCGACCGGTGACCATCTGCGGTACTTCGACCTGCCGGACGGGTGGCCCGCTCTCGACGAGGGCGGGGCGGTGCTCCGCTTCGACGGGGTGGAGTCGTGCGCCCGGGTGTGGCTGAACGGCACGGACATCGGTGAGTTCAAGGGCTCCCGGCTGCCGCACGAGTTCGCGGTCGGGCATCTGCTGAAGCCGGCGGGGAACGTCCTCGCCGTCCGGGTCCACCAGTGGTCCGCGGGCTCCTATCTGGAGGACCAGGACCAGTGGTGGCTGCCCGGCATCTTCCGGGACGTCACCCTGCTGCACCGCCCGGCGGGCAGCGTCGCCGACTTCTTCGTGCACGCCTCCTACGACCACGTCGGCGGCATCGGGACCCTGCGTGTCGACTCCGACGTCGACGGCCGGGTCCTCGTGCCCGCCCTCGACATCGATGTCGCGACCGGTGAGCCGGTGACCGTCCCGGTGGAGCCGTGGACCGCCGAGACGCCCCGGTTGTACGACGGCGAGCTGGTCACGGCGGGCGAGCGCGTCCCGCTGCGGATCGGTTTCCGTACGGTCGTCCTGGAGGACGGTCTGCTCAAGGTCAACGGGAAGGCGATCCTCTTCAAGGGCGTCAACCGGCACGAGTGGCACCCCGAGAAGGGCCGCTCCCTCGACCTGGAGACCATGCGCGAGGACGTGCTGCTGATGAAGCGGCACAACCTCAACGCCGTGCGCACCTCGCACTACCCGCCGCACCCCGCCTTCCTCGACCTGTGCGACGAGTACGGCCTCTGGGTGATCGACGAGTGCGACCTGGAGACCCACGGTTTCACCGAGCAGAACTGGCGGGACAACCCCGTCGACGACGACCGCTGGACACCGGCCCTCCTGGACCGCGCGGCCCGCATGGTCGAGCGCGACAAGAACCACCCCTCGGTGGTCATGTGGTCCCTCGGCAACGAGGCCGGCACCGGCCGGGGCCTGACCGCCATGGCCGAGTGGATCCACGGCCGCGACGGCTCGCGCCTGGTGCACTACGAGGGCGACTGGGACTGCCGGGACACCGACGTCTACTCCCGGATGTACGCCGACCACGCCGAGGTCGAGCGGATCGGCGAGCGCCTGGACGGCGGCACCCACAAGCGGCGGCAACTGCCCTTCATCCAGTGCGAGTACGGGCACGCCATGGGCAACGGCCCCGGCGGGATCGCCGACTACCAGCGGATCTTCGAGGCGCACGAGCGGCTCCAGGGCGGCTTCATCTGGGAGTGGATCGACCACGGCATCAAGCACCCGACGCTGGGCTACGCCTACGGCGGCGACTTCGGCGAGGAACTGCACGACGGCAACTTCGTCTGCGACGGCCTCGTCTTCCCGGACCGGACGCCGTCGCCCGGTCTGATCGAGTTCAAGAAGGTCATCGAGCCGGTCCGCATCGACGGCGACGGCACGGCCGGCACGGTCCGGGTGCGCAACGCGTACGACTTCCAGGACCTGTCCTCGCTGGCCTTCGAGTGGGCGTACGAGGTGGACGGGAAGACGATCGAGGCCGGGGCCCTCTCCGTGCCCGCCCTGCGGCCCGGCGAGTCGGCCGAGGTGAAGCTGCCGCAGCCGCCGGTCGGCGGACCGGCGGGCGAGGCGCTGTGGACCGTACGGGCGCTGCTGGCCGAGGACACGGCGTGGGGGAAGAAGGACCACCAGGTGGCGTGGGTCCAACTCCCGGCGGTGGAGCGGCCGTTGCCGACCGTGGGCGCCGGTGACGGCCCCACGGCGAGCGAGAAGTTGATCTATCTCGGCCCGGCCTCCTTCGACGTCCGCACGGGCGCGCTGAAGACCATCGGCGGCGTCGACGTGACCGGGCTGCGCCTGGACGTGTGGCGGGCGACCACCGACAACGACGAGGGCGCCTGGAACGGCAACACCTGCTACAGCAGGCTGTGGCGGGACCTCGGCCTGCACCGCGTACAACACCGCCTGGATGCCGTGGAGTTGGGCGCGGACGCGCTCACCGTGCGGACGCGGGTGGCACCGGCCGCCCGGGAGGTCGGACTGCGCACGACGTACCGGTGGACCGCCGACGACACCCGGCTGAAGCTGACCGTGTCGGTGGAGCCCGAAGGCGACTGGACCGTCCCGCTGCCGAGGCTGGGCCTCCGCTTCGGGCTGTCGTCGGCGGACGCGGTGACCTGGTACGGCGGTGGTCCCGGCGAGGGCTACCCCGACACCAAGTCGGCCTCCATGGTGACCCGTCACCACTCCACGGTCGACGACCTGCAGACCCCGTACCTCCGCCCGCAGGAGAACGGCACCCGTCCCGACGTACGGTGGGCGGAGCTGGGCGGACTGCGCATCGACGGCGACCCCGAGTTCTCGTTCACGGCCCGCCGCTGGACCACCGAACAGTTGGACGCCGCCACCCACCTGACGGACCTTCAGGCGGGCGACACGGTCTGGGTCACCCTCGACCACGACCAGATGGGCATCGGCTCCCAGTCCTGCGGCCCGGGCCCCCTGCCCCAGTACCACCTGACGGCGAGGCCCACGGAGTTCTCGTTCGTGTTCTCGGC
- a CDS encoding carbohydrate ABC transporter permease has product MSTITKDGVSSPAPALASPAKPRRGLRGSPTFNFWLFTGPFLIGLAIFVYLPILWSLYLSFFEARFTVTPSEFIGLDNYVTMLTDEDFIGSLGTFTVFAALIVPLTWATSLGLALMVNRLRFMRAFFRSVFFLPTAVSYVAASLIWKMSIFNGVRFGLANTFLGIFGIDNTAWLASPDPPWYWLLIVTVRLWLQAGFYMILFIAALQNIPQEMYEAASIDGAKPGWQTFWHITLPQLRATSTAVILLLLVAAYQGFDEFFNLLNKTTWGRPPLVELYYKALGESQDYGAGSAGALILTVLICLVTLLQGKIMGFGRGEESK; this is encoded by the coding sequence ATGTCGACCATCACCAAGGACGGCGTCTCCAGCCCCGCCCCGGCTCTGGCCTCCCCGGCCAAGCCGCGGCGGGGGCTGCGGGGCTCCCCCACCTTCAACTTCTGGCTCTTCACGGGGCCGTTCCTGATCGGCCTGGCGATCTTCGTCTATCTGCCGATCCTGTGGAGCCTCTACCTGTCGTTCTTCGAGGCCCGCTTCACGGTCACGCCGAGCGAGTTCATCGGCCTCGACAACTACGTGACGATGCTGACCGACGAGGACTTCATCGGATCGCTCGGCACCTTCACCGTCTTCGCCGCGTTGATCGTGCCACTGACCTGGGCGACCTCGCTCGGCCTCGCGCTGATGGTGAACCGGCTGCGGTTCATGCGGGCGTTCTTCCGCTCGGTGTTCTTCCTGCCGACGGCGGTCAGCTACGTCGCCGCCTCGCTGATCTGGAAGATGTCCATCTTCAACGGTGTCCGCTTCGGTCTCGCGAACACCTTCCTGGGCATCTTCGGCATCGACAACACCGCGTGGCTGGCCAGCCCCGACCCGCCGTGGTACTGGCTGCTCATCGTGACCGTACGTCTCTGGCTCCAGGCCGGCTTCTACATGATCCTCTTCATCGCGGCCCTGCAGAACATCCCGCAGGAGATGTACGAGGCCGCCTCGATCGACGGCGCCAAGCCCGGCTGGCAGACCTTCTGGCACATCACCCTGCCGCAGCTGCGGGCGACCTCCACCGCCGTGATCCTGCTGCTGCTCGTGGCGGCCTATCAGGGCTTCGACGAGTTCTTCAACCTGCTGAACAAGACCACCTGGGGCAGACCGCCGCTGGTGGAGCTGTACTACAAGGCGCTCGGTGAGAGCCAGGACTACGGCGCGGGCAGCGCGGGCGCGCTGATCCTCACCGTACTGATCTGCCTCGTGACCCTGCTCCAGGGCAAGATCATGGGATTCGGAAGGGGTGAGGAGTCCAAGTGA
- a CDS encoding hydroxyacid dehydrogenase: MPERPLALFAMTAENVPQVFPPDVLARLRETLDIDPALIAEDFADPEVRAALAHVEVLVTGWGCPRVDETVLDAAPRLRALLHSAGSVKGFVTPAVWERGITVSTAAAANALPVAEYTLAMILLAGKDILGRRERLRAERVSPGWGFVPGIGNHGRRVGVIGASRIGRRVIELLRPFDLRVSLTDPYVDETGAAALGVPLLPLDDLLRTSEIVTVHAPDTPETHRLIDRRALSLMPDGAALINTARGALVDHDALVDELRAGRLSAILDVTDPEPLPADSPLFDLPNAFVTPHLAGSQGNEVARLGLAVTEEAERLAAGEELAYELDRGALERMA, encoded by the coding sequence TTGCCCGAGCGTCCGCTCGCCCTGTTCGCCATGACCGCCGAGAACGTTCCGCAGGTCTTCCCGCCGGACGTGCTGGCCCGCCTGCGGGAGACCCTGGACATCGACCCCGCCCTGATCGCGGAGGACTTCGCCGATCCCGAGGTGCGGGCGGCGCTGGCGCACGTCGAGGTGCTGGTCACCGGCTGGGGCTGCCCCCGCGTCGACGAGACGGTCCTCGACGCGGCCCCCCGGCTGCGGGCGCTGCTGCACTCGGCGGGCTCGGTGAAGGGCTTCGTCACCCCGGCCGTCTGGGAACGCGGCATCACCGTCTCCACGGCCGCCGCCGCCAACGCCCTGCCCGTCGCCGAGTACACGCTCGCCATGATCCTGCTCGCCGGCAAGGACATCCTCGGCCGCCGCGAACGCCTGCGCGCCGAGCGCGTCTCGCCGGGCTGGGGGTTCGTCCCCGGCATCGGCAACCACGGCCGCCGCGTCGGCGTCATCGGCGCCTCCCGCATCGGCCGCCGCGTCATCGAACTGCTGCGCCCCTTCGACCTGCGGGTGAGCCTCACCGACCCCTACGTCGACGAGACCGGGGCCGCCGCCCTCGGCGTCCCCCTGCTCCCGCTCGACGACCTGCTGCGCACCTCGGAGATCGTCACCGTGCACGCCCCCGACACCCCCGAGACGCACCGCCTCATCGACCGCCGAGCCCTCTCCCTGATGCCCGACGGGGCCGCCCTGATCAACACCGCGCGCGGTGCCCTCGTCGACCATGACGCCCTCGTCGACGAGCTGCGCGCGGGGCGCCTCTCGGCGATCCTCGACGTCACCGACCCCGAGCCGCTGCCCGCCGACTCCCCCCTCTTCGACCTCCCGAACGCCTTCGTCACCCCCCATCTGGCCGGCTCCCAGGGCAACGAGGTCGCCCGCCTCGGCCTCGCGGTCACGGAGGAGGCCGAACGGCTGGCCGCCGGGGAGGAGTTGGCGTACGAGCTCGACCGGGGGGCGCTGGAGCGGATGGCGTGA
- a CDS encoding FAD-binding protein, whose translation MTTETITNWAGNITYTAGELHRPDSVDALRALVTGSERVRVLGSGHSFNEIAEPGPEGVLLSLTGLAPEIEVDTAARTVRVGGGVRYAELARAVHAHGLALHNMASLPHISVAGSVATGTHGSGDGNGPLAAAVREVELVTADGTTLTISRGDDRFGGAVTSLGALGVVTALTLDLEPAFEVGQRVYGELPLTGLDFDAVSAAAYSVSLFTRWQHSGFDQAWVKGRVDRAEADFPWAAPATEATHPVPGMPAVNCTEQFGVPGPWHERLPHFRAEFTPSSGDELQSEYLLPRAFALEALHALDGVRHVVAPVLQVCEVRTVAADEQWLSPAHGRDTVALHFTWIADPAPVLPVVRRVEEVLAPFAARPHWGKVFTVSAADLGALYPRLGDFRALAEVLDPAGKFRNTFVREVLGG comes from the coding sequence ATGACCACCGAGACCATCACCAACTGGGCCGGGAACATCACGTACACCGCCGGGGAGCTGCACCGGCCGGACTCGGTCGACGCGCTGCGGGCCCTGGTCACGGGCAGCGAGCGGGTGCGGGTGCTGGGCAGCGGCCACTCGTTCAACGAGATCGCCGAGCCGGGTCCCGAGGGTGTGTTGCTGTCGCTGACCGGGCTGGCCCCGGAGATCGAGGTGGACACGGCGGCCCGTACGGTGCGGGTCGGGGGCGGTGTCCGGTACGCGGAGCTGGCCCGCGCGGTGCACGCCCACGGCCTCGCCCTGCACAACATGGCCTCCCTGCCGCACATCTCCGTCGCGGGCTCGGTGGCCACCGGTACACATGGCTCGGGTGACGGCAACGGTCCGCTCGCGGCGGCGGTGCGCGAGGTCGAGCTGGTCACGGCGGACGGGACGACGCTGACGATCTCGCGCGGCGACGACCGTTTCGGCGGGGCGGTGACCTCTCTCGGCGCGCTGGGCGTGGTCACCGCGCTCACCCTCGACCTGGAGCCGGCCTTCGAGGTCGGCCAGCGGGTCTACGGTGAACTCCCCCTGACGGGGCTGGACTTCGACGCGGTGTCGGCGGCGGCGTACAGCGTGAGCCTGTTCACCCGCTGGCAGCACTCCGGCTTCGACCAGGCGTGGGTCAAGGGGCGCGTGGACCGGGCCGAGGCGGACTTCCCGTGGGCGGCGCCCGCGACCGAGGCGACGCATCCGGTGCCGGGGATGCCGGCGGTGAACTGCACCGAGCAGTTCGGGGTGCCCGGTCCCTGGCACGAGCGGCTGCCGCACTTCCGGGCGGAGTTCACGCCGAGCAGCGGGGACGAGCTCCAGTCGGAGTATCTGCTGCCGCGTGCGTTCGCCCTGGAGGCGTTGCACGCCCTGGACGGGGTCCGGCATGTCGTCGCGCCGGTGCTCCAGGTCTGTGAGGTCCGTACGGTCGCCGCCGACGAGCAGTGGCTGAGCCCCGCGCACGGCCGGGACACGGTCGCGCTCCACTTCACCTGGATCGCGGACCCGGCGCCCGTGCTGCCGGTGGTCCGGCGGGTCGAGGAGGTGCTGGCGCCGTTCGCGGCCCGGCCGCACTGGGGGAAGGTGTTCACGGTCTCGGCGGCGGACCTGGGGGCGCTGTACCCCCGGCTGGGTGATTTCCGGGCGCTGGCCGAAGTCCTGGACCCGGCGGGCAAGTTCCGCAACACCTTCGTACGGGAGGTGCTCGGCGGCTGA